In a single window of the Orcinus orca chromosome 9, mOrcOrc1.1, whole genome shotgun sequence genome:
- the DNAJC2 gene encoding dnaJ homolog subfamily C member 2 isoform X2, protein MLKTLDPKDWKNQDHYAVLGLGHVRYKATQRQIKAAHKAMVLKHHPDKRKAAGEPIKEGDNDYFTCITKAYEMLSDPVKRRAFNSVDPTFDNSVPSKSEAKDNFFEVFSPVFERNSRWSNKKNVPKLGDMNSSFEDVDAFYSFWYNFDSWREFSYLDEEEKEKAECRDERRWIEKQNRATRAQRKKEEMNRIRTLVDNAYSCDPRIKKFKEEEKAKKEAEKKAKAEAKRKEQEAKEKQRQAELEAARLAKEKEEEEVRQQALLAKKEKDIQKKAIKKERQKLRNSCKTWNHFSDNEAERVKMMEEVEKLCDRLELASLQCLNETLTSSTKEVGKAALEKQIEEINEQIRKEKEEAEARMRQASKNAEKSTGGGGNGSKHWSEDDLQLLIKAVNLFPAGTNSRWEVIANYMNIHSSSGVKRTAKDVIGKAKSLQKLDPHQKDDINRKAFDKFKKEHGVVCQADNATPSERFEGPCTDFTPWTTEEQKLLEQALKTYPVNTPERWEKIAEAVPGRTKKDCMKRYKELVEMVKAKKAAQEQVLNATRGKK, encoded by the exons ATAAAGCAATGGTTTTAAAACATCACCCAGACAAACGGAAAGCAGCTGGTGAACCAATAAAAGAAGGAGATAATGACTACTTCACTTGCATAACTAAAG cttATGAAATGTTATCTGATCCAGTGAAAAGACGAGCATTTAACAGTGTAGATCCTACTTTTGATAACTCAGTTCCTTCTAAAAGTGAAGCAAAGGACAATTTCTTTGAAGTGTTTTCCCCAGTGTTTGAAAGGAATTCCAG atggtcaaataaaaaaaatgtcCCTAAACTTGGTGATATGAATTCATCATTTGAAGATGTAgatgcattttattctttctg GTATAATTTTGATTCTTGGAGAGAATTCTCTTATttagatgaagaagaaaaagaaaaagcagaatg tcGTGATGAAAGGAGATGGATTGAAAAGCAGAACAGAGCAACAAGggcccaaaggaaaaaagaagaaatgaacagaataaGAACATTAGTTG ATAATGCATATAGCTGTGATCCAAggataaaaaaatttaaggaagaagaaaaagccaagaaagaagcagaaaagaaagcaaaagcagAGGCAAAACGGAAGGAGCAAGAAGCTAAAGAGAAA CAAAGACAAGCTGAATTAGAAGCTGCTCGGttagcaaaggaaaaagaagaagaggaagttaGACAACAAGCGTTATtggcaaagaaggaaaaagatatccaGAAAAAAGCCATtaagaaggaaagacaaaaacttCGAAACTCATGCAAG ACCTGGAATCACTTTTCTGACAATGAGGCAGAACGTGTTAAAATGATGGAGGAAGTGGAAAAACTTTGTGATCGGCTTGAACTAGCGAG tttacAGTGCTTGAATGAAACACTCACATCGTCTACAAAAGAAGTAGGAAAGGCTGCTCTGGAAAAACAG atagaagaaataaatgagcaaattagaaaagagaaagaggaagctgaggctcgtaTGCGACAGGCATCTAAGAATGCAGAGAAATCAACTGGCGGAGGTGGAAATGGCAGTAAACACTGGTCAGAAGATGATCTGCAATTACTAATTAAAGCTGTGAATCTCTTCCCTGCTGGAACAAATTCAAG ATGGGAAGTTATTGCTAATTACATGAACATACATTCTTCTTCTGGAGTCAAGAGAACCGCCAAAGATGTTATTGGCAAAGCAAAGAGTCTTCAAAAACTTG aCCCTCATcaaaaagatgacataaacagaaaggcttttgataagtttaaaaaagaacacGGTGTGGTGTGTCAAGCAGACAATGCAACACCTTCAGAACGATTTGAAg GTCCATGCACAGATTTCACCCCTTGGACAACAGAAGAACAGAAGCTTTTGGAACAAGCTTTGAAAACGTACCCAGTAAATACACCTGAAAGATGGGAAAAAATAGCAGAAGCAGTGCCTGGCAGGACAAAGAAGGACTGCATGAAACGATATAAG GAACTTGtcgaaatggtaaaagcaaagaaaGCTGCTCAAGAACAAGTGCTGAACGCAACTAGAGGCAAGAAATGA
- the PMPCB gene encoding mitochondrial-processing peptidase subunit beta — protein sequence MMAAAARAALFPAVRRRLCGFTERLLAGGAAGRSLYFGGNRLRSTQAATQVVLNVPETHVTCLENGLRVASEDSGLSTCTVGLWIDAGSRYENEKNNGTAHFLEHMAFKGTKKRSQLDLELEIENMGAHLNAYTSREQTVYYAKAFAKDLPRAVEILADIIQNSTLGEAEIERERGVILREMQEVETNLQEVVFDYLHATAYQNTALGRTILGPTENIKSINRKDLVDYITTHYKGPRIVLAAAGGVSHDELLELAKFHFGDSLSTHKGEIPALPPCKFTGSEIRVRDDKMPLAHLAIAVEAVGWAHPDTICLMVANTLIGNWDRSFGGGMNLSSKLAQLTCHGNLCHSFQSFNTSYTDTGLWGIYMVCEPATVADMLHVVQKEWMRLCTSVTESEVARAKNLLKTNMLLQLDGSTPICEDIGRQMLCYNRRIPIPELEARIDAVNAEIIREVCTKYIYDKSPAVAAVGPIEQLPDFKQICSNMCWLHD from the exons ATGATGGCGGCGGCGGCCCGAGCGGCGCTGTTCCCTGCGGTGCGGCGGAGGCTCTGCGGCTTCACCGAGAGGCTCCTGGCCGGAGGTGCTGCCGGGCGG TCACTATATTTTGGAGGAAACAGGTTGAGAAGTACACAGGCTGCTACACAAGTTGTTCTGAATGTCCCTGAAACTCACGTAACCTGTTTGGAGAATGGACTCAGAGTGGCCTCTGAAGACTCTGGGCTCTCAACATGCACA GTTGGGCTCTGGATTGATGCTGGAAGTAGATAtgaaaatgagaagaataatGGAACAGCTCACTTTCTGGAGCATATGGCTTTCAAG gGCACCAAAAAGAGATCCCAGTTAGATCTGGAACTTGAGATTGAAAACATGGGTGCTCATCTCAACGCCTATACTTCCAGGGAGCAGACTGTATATTATGCCAAAGCATTCGCTAAAGATTTGCCAAgag cTGTAGAAATTCTTGCTGATATAATACAAAACAGCACATTGGGAGAAGCAGAGATTGAACGTGAACGTGGAGTAATCCTTAGAGAGATGCAGGAAGTTGAAACCAATTTACAAGAAGTTGTTTTTGATTATCTTCATGCCACAGCTTATCAAAATACTGCACTTGGACGGACAATTTTGGGACCAACTGAAAATATCAA GTCTATAAATCGTAAGGACTTAGTGGATTATATAACCACACACTATAAGGGGCCAAGAATAGTACTTGCTGCTGCTGGAG GGGTTTCCCATGATGAACTGCTTGAGTTAGCAAAGTTTCATTTTGGTGACTCTTTGTCCACACACAAAGGAGAAATACCAGCTCTGCCTCCCTGCAAATTCACAGGAAGTGAG ATTCGAGTGAGGGATGACAAGATGCCTTTGGCACATCTTGCAATAGCTGTTGAAGCTGTTGGTTGGGCACATCCAGATACAATCTGTCTCATGGTTGCAAACACACTGATTGGCAACTGGGATCGCTCTTTTGGAGGAGGAATG AATTTATCTAGCAAGCtggcccagctcacctgtcaTGGCAACCTCTGCCATAGCTTCCAGTCTTTTAACACTTCCTACACAGATACAGGATTATGGGGAATCTATATGGTTTGTGAACCAGCCACTGTTGCAGACATGCTACATGTTGTTCAGAAAGAATg GATGCGACTCTGTACAAGTGTCACTGAAAGTGAAGTTGCACGAGCCAAGAATCTTCTGAAAACAAACATGTTGCTGCAACTTGATG GTTCCACTCCCATCTGTGAAGATATTGGTAGGCAAATGTTATGCTATAATCGAAGAATTCCCATCCCTGAGCTTGAAGCAAGAATTGAT GCTGTAAATGCTGAGATAATTCGAGAAGTGTGTACCAAATATATTTATGATAAGAGTCCAGCTGTTGCTGCTGTTG GTCCCATTGAGCAGCTACCAGATTTTAAACAGATTTGCAGTAACATGTGCTGGCTTCATGATTAA
- the DNAJC2 gene encoding dnaJ homolog subfamily C member 2 isoform X3, whose product MVLKHHPDKRKAAGEPIKEGDNDYFTCITKAYEMLSDPVKRRAFNSVDPTFDNSVPSKSEAKDNFFEVFSPVFERNSRWSNKKNVPKLGDMNSSFEDVDAFYSFWYNFDSWREFSYLDEEEKEKAECRDERRWIEKQNRATRAQRKKEEMNRIRTLVDNAYSCDPRIKKFKEEEKAKKEAEKKAKAEAKRKEQEAKEKQRQAELEAARLAKEKEEEEVRQQALLAKKEKDIQKKAIKKERQKLRNSCKTWNHFSDNEAERVKMMEEVEKLCDRLELASLQCLNETLTSSTKEVGKAALEKQIEEINEQIRKEKEEAEARMRQASKNAEKSTGGGGNGSKHWSEDDLQLLIKAVNLFPAGTNSRWEVIANYMNIHSSSGVKRTAKDVIGKAKSLQKLDPHQKDDINRKAFDKFKKEHGVVCQADNATPSERFEGPCTDFTPWTTEEQKLLEQALKTYPVNTPERWEKIAEAVPGRTKKDCMKRYKELVEMVKAKKAAQEQVLNATRGKK is encoded by the exons ATGGTTTTAAAACATCACCCAGACAAACGGAAAGCAGCTGGTGAACCAATAAAAGAAGGAGATAATGACTACTTCACTTGCATAACTAAAG cttATGAAATGTTATCTGATCCAGTGAAAAGACGAGCATTTAACAGTGTAGATCCTACTTTTGATAACTCAGTTCCTTCTAAAAGTGAAGCAAAGGACAATTTCTTTGAAGTGTTTTCCCCAGTGTTTGAAAGGAATTCCAG atggtcaaataaaaaaaatgtcCCTAAACTTGGTGATATGAATTCATCATTTGAAGATGTAgatgcattttattctttctg GTATAATTTTGATTCTTGGAGAGAATTCTCTTATttagatgaagaagaaaaagaaaaagcagaatg tcGTGATGAAAGGAGATGGATTGAAAAGCAGAACAGAGCAACAAGggcccaaaggaaaaaagaagaaatgaacagaataaGAACATTAGTTG ATAATGCATATAGCTGTGATCCAAggataaaaaaatttaaggaagaagaaaaagccaagaaagaagcagaaaagaaagcaaaagcagAGGCAAAACGGAAGGAGCAAGAAGCTAAAGAGAAA CAAAGACAAGCTGAATTAGAAGCTGCTCGGttagcaaaggaaaaagaagaagaggaagttaGACAACAAGCGTTATtggcaaagaaggaaaaagatatccaGAAAAAAGCCATtaagaaggaaagacaaaaacttCGAAACTCATGCAAG ACCTGGAATCACTTTTCTGACAATGAGGCAGAACGTGTTAAAATGATGGAGGAAGTGGAAAAACTTTGTGATCGGCTTGAACTAGCGAG tttacAGTGCTTGAATGAAACACTCACATCGTCTACAAAAGAAGTAGGAAAGGCTGCTCTGGAAAAACAG atagaagaaataaatgagcaaattagaaaagagaaagaggaagctgaggctcgtaTGCGACAGGCATCTAAGAATGCAGAGAAATCAACTGGCGGAGGTGGAAATGGCAGTAAACACTGGTCAGAAGATGATCTGCAATTACTAATTAAAGCTGTGAATCTCTTCCCTGCTGGAACAAATTCAAG ATGGGAAGTTATTGCTAATTACATGAACATACATTCTTCTTCTGGAGTCAAGAGAACCGCCAAAGATGTTATTGGCAAAGCAAAGAGTCTTCAAAAACTTG aCCCTCATcaaaaagatgacataaacagaaaggcttttgataagtttaaaaaagaacacGGTGTGGTGTGTCAAGCAGACAATGCAACACCTTCAGAACGATTTGAAg GTCCATGCACAGATTTCACCCCTTGGACAACAGAAGAACAGAAGCTTTTGGAACAAGCTTTGAAAACGTACCCAGTAAATACACCTGAAAGATGGGAAAAAATAGCAGAAGCAGTGCCTGGCAGGACAAAGAAGGACTGCATGAAACGATATAAG GAACTTGtcgaaatggtaaaagcaaagaaaGCTGCTCAAGAACAAGTGCTGAACGCAACTAGAGGCAAGAAATGA